In the genome of Hyphobacterium sp. CCMP332, one region contains:
- a CDS encoding T9SS type A sorting domain-containing protein has protein sequence MKTFIVLLFSFLTIVPFMGISQDSPMDWGCGLDSADVENFNFMLTCNNSPAYIASVSELRKYLPDTTVTVDTTLPIRTLNIRLVIFHEDSTKQKNFDLSNPVHSNFLDSISIDLNRRYSNLAFINEADSTKCNWEGGGNGGLSWTPDGKINVFQDVRVRFRIHDKIEIIDSAMWNRDNKYVCDHRDLARAYFINYAAHNNIKNDAINVYITGSEIGYKRWVLQFDSINLLGFDTVLDGRACAFTPQRDMDVLNGFITDDMFDRWVAKQNGYHCSGGFKADSINACCPAYCPPGWKHDRRGWLHEFGHNFGLGHANQCPQNIQNQNGGGDPRNTLYDLQVAQVNRSVAITNVRNAVYECYPINPDLIISSDRLFDDNSRIYQNMIIKDGATVTVTCELFMQHDAKIIVEQGGKLNLDGGRISSVDNDHCGEGFWRGIEVWGTPGQPQNALTSGIVELKNGAVIERSAHGIRNYHIVSSGPNSGDSIHFGGIIRAVDSKFLNNSYSVNMCNFQNTLATDSLTFVGDLSYFINCDFLVNDDFVIDSVTGSADFNRFIGLSNIGQIKVKGCSFRNETTDFRPNLKGGAGIIAFDASIAVIPKSTSVNAKRSTFYNLHLGVHASGTGSEKTVIVDQSDFDTLDYAIMLSGLNQAEITRNNISVGRIENLGISTAITSFTSTGYHIEGNHIAKAPDMENPAYGIRIFNSGTASNEVYLNTLTEMHLAMIGEAINWNIAEPDQGLEFKCDSMNSNAFDFVVSPSTNYSAAISGIRSSQGASGNSAGNKFDPVGIQSESHYKVAVLNVVNYYQDQVNQPNHTTPVWFNPVPQAQFNQCPSSFEELGGGNPIDTSTNQEAARSANNSEYASLDTAYANLFYNRSQLVDGGSTPQLLADIQASWTGDAWNLRNELLTNSPLSKDAFMEAANIGVLPDALLLEVALANPDATQSGDIIDQLQYEIPNPLDQNAIDLIVANWDQETPLGILEAEMGAIQGRMEVLNSRILRSFLFDPNGYLADSIEHYMTRNMGHSKHMAYINWLTHQERFEDAATELNTLSTKLPEGDYWSEEFDRFEALIDQKEAWHNAGKALNALDVSDKSLLDDWAAYDDLTGAIAKNLLMVNFGEFFYLPEIDLGEGAKRASFTGTTAEQLFQAKVYPNPAESYVSFSFSGTLGEDIALSIIDVNGRRLKQWNIKSKAPVKTISTENLPSGLYYYKAISGEQIIAGKLSIIK, from the coding sequence ATGAAAACTTTTATTGTACTCCTTTTCTCCTTTTTAACAATAGTCCCTTTCATGGGAATTTCTCAAGATTCGCCTATGGATTGGGGTTGTGGATTGGACTCTGCAGATGTGGAGAATTTTAACTTTATGCTAACATGCAATAATTCTCCAGCCTATATAGCCTCTGTTTCAGAGCTTAGAAAATACCTGCCAGATACAACAGTGACTGTCGATACGACTTTACCCATCCGTACTTTAAACATTCGGCTGGTCATTTTTCATGAAGACAGTACCAAACAAAAAAACTTCGATCTTTCAAACCCTGTACACAGTAATTTTTTAGACAGCATTTCCATTGATCTCAATAGGCGCTATTCAAATTTGGCTTTCATTAATGAAGCTGATAGCACGAAATGTAATTGGGAAGGAGGTGGTAATGGTGGTCTTTCATGGACACCTGATGGTAAAATAAATGTATTTCAAGATGTGCGTGTCCGGTTTCGAATTCACGATAAAATTGAAATCATTGATTCAGCTATGTGGAATAGAGATAATAAATATGTCTGTGATCATAGAGATTTGGCTCGTGCCTATTTCATTAACTATGCTGCACATAATAACATTAAAAATGATGCAATAAATGTGTACATCACTGGATCAGAAATCGGTTACAAGCGATGGGTATTACAATTTGATTCTATCAATCTTCTTGGGTTTGATACGGTTTTAGATGGAAGAGCCTGCGCATTTACTCCACAAAGGGATATGGATGTACTAAATGGATTTATCACAGATGATATGTTCGACCGGTGGGTAGCCAAACAAAACGGATATCACTGCAGCGGAGGATTTAAGGCAGATTCAATAAATGCTTGTTGCCCTGCATATTGCCCGCCGGGGTGGAAGCATGATCGAAGGGGCTGGTTACACGAATTTGGTCATAACTTTGGATTAGGTCATGCCAATCAATGCCCTCAAAATATTCAAAATCAAAACGGTGGAGGGGACCCCAGAAATACCTTATACGATTTACAAGTAGCTCAAGTTAATAGAAGTGTTGCTATTACTAACGTAAGAAATGCTGTCTACGAGTGCTATCCTATTAACCCGGATTTGATAATTAGTTCAGATAGACTATTCGATGATAATAGTCGTATCTACCAAAACATGATAATAAAAGACGGTGCCACAGTCACAGTCACATGCGAGCTCTTTATGCAACACGATGCCAAAATCATAGTAGAGCAAGGTGGAAAACTCAACCTTGATGGTGGGCGGATTAGCTCGGTTGACAATGATCATTGTGGAGAGGGCTTTTGGCGTGGTATCGAAGTTTGGGGTACGCCTGGTCAGCCCCAAAATGCTTTGACTTCAGGAATCGTTGAATTAAAAAATGGTGCTGTTATTGAACGTTCTGCTCATGGAATTCGAAATTATCATATCGTTTCCTCAGGGCCGAATTCAGGAGACTCCATTCACTTTGGAGGGATTATTAGAGCTGTTGATTCCAAGTTTTTGAATAACTCTTATTCTGTAAACATGTGTAATTTTCAAAATACTCTAGCCACTGATTCCCTGACATTTGTGGGTGATTTGAGTTATTTCATTAATTGCGATTTTTTGGTCAATGATGATTTTGTTATTGACTCCGTTACTGGTAGCGCTGATTTTAACCGCTTTATTGGACTTTCCAATATAGGGCAGATCAAGGTAAAAGGATGCTCATTTAGAAATGAGACTACAGATTTCCGGCCCAACCTTAAAGGAGGCGCAGGAATTATTGCCTTCGATGCGTCCATCGCTGTGATTCCTAAATCTACCTCTGTAAATGCCAAGCGTTCCACTTTCTATAATTTACATTTGGGAGTACACGCTAGTGGCACAGGTTCGGAAAAGACGGTGATAGTGGATCAAAGTGATTTTGATACACTTGACTATGCCATTATGCTATCAGGGCTTAATCAAGCTGAGATAACTCGCAATAACATTTCTGTTGGGCGAATTGAAAATCTAGGAATTTCCACCGCCATTACCTCTTTTACCTCTACCGGCTATCATATTGAAGGGAATCATATAGCAAAGGCTCCTGATATGGAAAATCCCGCCTATGGCATTCGTATTTTTAACTCTGGCACAGCCTCCAACGAGGTCTACCTAAATACGTTAACCGAAATGCATTTGGCCATGATTGGAGAAGCGATTAATTGGAACATAGCGGAACCAGATCAAGGCCTTGAATTCAAATGCGATAGCATGAACAGCAATGCCTTTGATTTTGTGGTAAGTCCTTCAACGAACTATTCTGCTGCTATTTCAGGTATCAGGTCCTCCCAAGGAGCCAGCGGAAATTCTGCAGGTAATAAATTTGATCCAGTTGGGATTCAGAGCGAAAGTCATTATAAGGTGGCGGTGTTAAATGTTGTTAATTATTATCAGGATCAAGTCAATCAACCTAATCACACAACGCCAGTTTGGTTTAATCCAGTGCCTCAAGCACAATTTAACCAATGTCCTTCCTCATTTGAAGAACTAGGTGGTGGCAACCCTATAGATACCAGCACCAATCAGGAAGCGGCCCGCTCTGCCAATAATTCTGAGTATGCTTCACTAGACACTGCCTATGCCAATTTATTCTATAACCGTAGTCAGTTGGTAGATGGTGGTTCAACCCCTCAGCTTTTGGCAGATATTCAGGCCAGCTGGACAGGGGATGCCTGGAACTTGCGTAACGAGCTTTTGACCAACTCCCCGCTATCGAAAGATGCTTTTATGGAAGCAGCCAATATCGGTGTTTTGCCCGATGCGCTTTTGCTTGAAGTGGCTCTAGCCAACCCCGACGCCACCCAAAGTGGAGACATTATTGATCAGCTGCAATACGAGATTCCCAATCCCCTCGATCAGAATGCAATCGATCTGATTGTGGCCAACTGGGATCAGGAGACCCCGCTTGGGATTCTTGAAGCTGAAATGGGCGCAATACAAGGGCGTATGGAAGTGCTCAATAGCCGCATTTTACGTAGCTTTTTGTTTGACCCCAATGGCTATCTAGCAGATTCTATCGAGCATTACATGACCCGCAATATGGGGCATAGCAAGCACATGGCCTATATCAACTGGCTCACGCATCAAGAGCGCTTTGAAGATGCCGCGACTGAGCTCAACACGCTCAGTACTAAATTACCCGAAGGCGACTACTGGTCAGAGGAATTTGATCGTTTTGAAGCGCTGATCGATCAAAAGGAAGCCTGGCATAATGCAGGTAAGGCTTTAAATGCGCTGGATGTTAGTGATAAATCCCTGCTCGATGACTGGGCAGCATATGATGACCTCACAGGGGCCATTGCCAAGAATCTGCTT